From one Salvelinus sp. IW2-2015 linkage group LG11, ASM291031v2, whole genome shotgun sequence genomic stretch:
- the LOC111970131 gene encoding probable G-protein coupled receptor, whose amino-acid sequence MEKSSPMLASIPNRTGSNLTTGLWGPNPTVPAEVGVVTSSQSQIKDLIGLFAMVTLNLIALLANTGVMVAIARAPHLKRFAFVCHLCAVDLLCAILLMPLGIISNSPFFGTVVFTVLECQVYIFLNVFLICASILTITAISVERYYYIVHPMRYEVKMSINLAIGIMLLIWVKSILLALVTLFGWPAYGAHSSIAANHCSLHWSHSRLRKVFAVLFSVVCFLLPAIVIFAVYCNVYKVARSAALQHAPATTTWASSNPAKRANRSDSINSQTTIITTTRSLPQRLSPERAFSGGKAALTLVVIVSQFLLCWLPYFSFHLHLSFRSSLQSPGDVEEAVTWLAYSSFAVNPFFYGLLNRQIREELVKFRRCCSSGPVELVASSHEGSFQENFLQFIQRTSCTADKRSSCTNSSPRNTLDQGIRIPGQITEEHG is encoded by the coding sequence ATGGAGAAATCTAGTCCGATGCTGGCCTCTATTCCCAATCGCACAGGGTCCAACCTCACAACTGGCCTATGGGGACCCAACCCCACAGTCCCCGCAGAGGTGGGAGTGGTCACCAGCTCCCAGTCTCAGATCAAAGATCTGATTGGGCTGTTTGCAATGGTGACCCTTAATCTCATCGCCCTATTGGCCAACACTGGAGTCATGGTGGCCATCGCCCGCGCCCCTCACCTGAAGAGGTTTGCCTTTGTGTGCCACCTGTGTGCAGTGGACCTGCTGTGTGCCATCCTCCTCATGCCCCTGGGCATCATCTCCAACTCACCCTTCTTTGGCACCGTGGTGTTCACCGTGTTGGAGTGCCAGGTCTACATCTTCCTCAACGTGTTCCTCATCTGTGCCTCCATCCTCACCATCACCGCCATCAGTGTGGAGCGCTACTACTACATCGTCCATCCCATGCGCTACGAGGTGAAGATGAGCATCAATCTAGCCATCGGCATAATGCTCCTCATATGGGTCAAGTCCATCCTTCTGGCCCTGGTCACCCTGTTTGGTTGGCCTGCCTACGGGGCCCACAGCTCCATCGCTGCCAACCACTGCTCCCTCCACTGGAGCCACAGTCGGTTGAGGAAGGTGTTCGCCGTGCTCTTCAGCGTGGTGTGTTTCCTGTTACCTGCCATTGTCATCTTTGCTGTCTACTGTAACGTGTACAAGGTGGCGCGCTCGGCTGCCCTGCAGCACGCACCTGCGACCACCACCTGGGCCTCGTCCAACCCAGCCAAACGTGCCAACCGTTCTGACTCCATCAACAGCCagaccaccatcatcaccaccacccgcAGCCTGCCCCAGAGACTGTCCCCTGAGAGGGCATTCAGCGGGGGTAAGGCTGCCCTCACCCTGGTGGTCATTGTGAGCCAGTTCCTGCTCTGCTGGCTGCCTTACTTCTCCTTCCACCTGCACTTGTCCTTCAGATCGTCCCTGCAGAGTCCCggggacgtggaggaggccgtcaCCTGGCTGGCCTACTCCTCCTTCGCTGTCAACCCTTTCTTTTACGGCCTTCTCAACAGGCAGATCAGGGAGGAGTTGGTCAAGTTCCGGCGCTGCTGCTCCTCCGGGCCGGTGGAGCTGGTGGCCTCCAGCCATGAGGGCTCCTTTCAGGAGAACTTCCTCCAGTTCATTCAGAGAACCAGCTGCACGGCCGACAAGCGCTCCAGCTGCACCAACTCCAGCCCCAGGAACACTCTGGACCAGGGGATCAGAATACCTGGCCAGATAACAGAGGAGCATGGCTAA
- the LOC111970132 gene encoding caveolin-3-like, producing the protein MADQYQYNTNEEKFVKDSHTKEIDLINRDPKLINEDVIKVEFEDVIAEPDGTHSLDGVWKLSYTTFTVSKYWCYRILSAIFGIPVALLWGFLFACISFCHIWAVVPCIKSCLIESQCISRIYSLCIQTFCDPFFEALGKIFSSVKVALRKEV; encoded by the exons ATGGCCGACCAGTACCAGTACAACACCAACGAGGAGAAATTTGTGAAAGACAGCCACACCAAGGAGATCGACCTGATCAACAGAGACCCTAAATTGATCAATGAGGATGTGATCAAG GTAGAGTTTGAGGATGTAATCGCAGAGCCCGACGGCACACACAGTCTGGATGGGGTGTGGAAGCTCAGCTACACCACCTTCACCGTGTCCAAGTACTGGTGCTACCGCATCCTCTCAGCCATCTTCGGCATCCCCGTGGCTCTGCTCTGGGGATTCCTCTTCGCCTGCATCTCRTTCTGTCAYATYTGGGCYGTGGTRCCCTGYATCAAGAGCTGCCTGATYGAGTCMCAGTGCATCAGTCGYATCTACTCCCTCTGCATCCAGACCTTCTGTGACCCCTTCTTTGAAGCCCTGGGCAAGATCTTCAGCAGTGTGAAAGTGGCCCTGCGCAAAGAGGTCTAG